The Manduca sexta isolate Smith_Timp_Sample1 chromosome 20, JHU_Msex_v1.0, whole genome shotgun sequence DNA segment GAAAATGTAGGTAATTGTGTTTTACATGCAGTTCTCAGGACAATTATCTTAACAGGAAAGTTGAAGTAATTTTAGAAACATGGTAAATCCGAATACTacgaattatattaataactgtCCAATTAAATGGGAATATCAGCCTTTTATTAAACCTTTGTTCAATATAACTTCATCTTTATCTTAACATTCATTATGTGGCATAATTCCTGTGAACTAaggttattgtattttataaattaatttaagaataatgCTACAGAGGGATGctgttaatttaaacaataatgtgAGACATGAGGAAAACATacttattgctttaaatgtaaataaatagtttgatTGATAtctgcaattatttatttaaaatctagttttattgaaagtacatttatttttatttttattttttttatttctttaaatgacgagattagcttgccgttcgcctggtggtaagggatacggccgcccataaatagcagaaacaccatccaacaccttgaattacaaagtattgtttagtatttcactACGCTcgccctgagacatgaggtgttaaagtcttattatgtccagtagtaaccagggccgtagctagacttcaatttaaggtagggcagctgttattacaagcagggcgaaaataaaaatgttactagatctgatctgctcaatcgatttttggttttcTTGACGTGTGAacgtcagtaaaaaaaaataccggtgctccatatattttcattgagtagtaatgtacaatttagttgattattaataGGGCATtcgtattttaaggtagggcattgctcCACAATGCACCCCCTAGCTACAGCCCTGGTAGTTACTGGgcataatgtccttcaaaccgaaacacaatagtgactacacactgctgcttggcggcagaaatagacattgcagtgttacctacccaggggattctcacatatgaaaaacctaccaccagtagaacGAATTTTAttcttcttataataaaatttattgctcTCTTTATACTAAGTTTGAATCTGTCACAGTCATTCGCAGATTCGTTTGATTCTATTTGATTAGTGGATTTTTTATAAAGCCAGGCGTCcgcctctcacatatgagagactagTAACACCTTTTCATACCTATAACTTTGGAATACTTTCTATCATATTCTGTTGACTGTTAAGTTTTACCAATAATATTCTCTCCACAGCAAAGACGAACCAGGCTGGCAGTGGACACATTTCGAACGCTCAGTGGCGATGTCCACCTACCTAGTCGCGTACGTCCTGTCAGACTTCAAATACTTGGAGACCAGCTACTTGAGCAAAGACAACCTCACCAAACCCATCAAGATATGGACCAGGCCGGAGTTCATTAACAAAGCCAAGTACGCGTTGGCCATCACTCCGAAGCTCCTGGATTATTATGAGGATGTGTTTGGACTGCCTTATGCTTTGGACAAGTTGGATTTGATCGCGATACCTGACTTCTCCAGCGGTGCTATGGAGAATTGGGGGCTGATTACTTTCAGGTAAGGTTTGCTGTATATTAATAGTCCGATAACAATTTTTTTGAACGATGACAAGGCGAGTGGGTATATAGTTTGATGGTATGGGGGCGGTacatttattgatgtaccaagtaatgaaaaaaattgtGTGGCATTAGACTGTGCTCgtcttcttatattttttttaatatcatggCCCgcaatattgcaagtttttttttatacgattacGTCAAAGATAcgccactgcatctgatggaaAGTCGAGTAGGATCCAAGACAacctgggctgacgccctggggcgGCGTTCTGAcgccctcctgcggggcccgcagcgagTCATTGCGCAGTGGGCCATACgagcgtaccgcacggtctcgtacgaggcggcttgtgttttggccggattcctgccctgggatctggatcCTAAATCTCTCTCCGACGCTTTtcactggagggaggaggcgttcgggaacgggcagcgtccggccccgaaggaggtggaggccaaaagggcctccttacggcgagccgccgtggaggagtggcgtctcaggctggaggccccgtcagcggggcttcgggccgtcgcggcagtgcgtcctgtctttgcgcaatggctggacaggcgccacggcgcggcgacatttcgccttacgcaggtgctcaccgggcatggttgcttcggtgagtacctgtgtaaAATAGTCGGCACAGaagtaagcgccgtgtgtcaccattgtggcaactgcccgcgggatacggcccaacacacgttggagtcttgcccagcctgggacgaggagcgcagcgctctcgtttcagtcgtcggaggagatctctcgctgccagCCGTGGTCGCCtccatggtcggcagtcgggaggcctggcgtgcggtggcccacttctgcgaggtggtcctctcgcagaaggagagtgccgagagggatcgagaaagggaggatccctcccgccgtcagaggagacgtaggaggcgccgggtggacggctgaccggcgtctcccgccctgtagaatggggacgtttggagaattccaccacggtatcccctgtctgtcgtaagaggcgactaataggggccacgaagggggtcgtcggcgggcagcagggggctgtccgcccacGACCGACCGACGAAGcacatttttgtgcattttgcacatttttcggttgacccccgggatggacggcagtgtgttgttggcctcatactgccgtagacgccgagggcgtcctttggtgcgcgggggcttctgggTACCCCCCTCctccataggagacgggccgcaaggcggcaccgcgacactacaacgtcagaggaagcccgcagccgtcctaaatgcgccgaagagggccaccgcggagttttagctggtagcctgtgcgtaggttaagttgtacatatggttagggacgcggcccggcggtcgctcgaaggtcaccatcaaatccgggcggctcaacgccgggccgtaaggcacggttaccccagcataaccgcacagtcgccccccgcgaaggctgggcggtagtaataaggtactttctccgcgaaaccaaaaaaaaaaagggtccAAGACAACCGCGGCagttccccaaaaaaaaaatagaatgtcgactggcgagagatgattactcctcaatATTCGACAActatggcggcctgttggaaccaaatatacacaggctgatcccggaacgcgacacacttatgtgggccactatgctgggttttaacaccttgtatatggtGGTCAATATccgggcaaatataaaatatatcctaccaccaacaagatatatttattacacaaaagtGCTTCCACAATTGTGCCAGTAGTGGTTGGCAACagaagacaaattaattattgatattcatGCTAAAAGATGCCCACGATATCCgctatattttgattaatgattaattttctttacttttacaATACATACTACCGCCTGCTATTCACATCTTTGTTTAAAAGACATAATTGACCGCACGATTTcttactttagaaaaaaaattaaccttatattttctgttttagGGAGACAACGCTGCTGTTCGACGAGGTGGACAGCGTGCCGCGCGACAAACAGAACGTGGCCATCGACATCGCCCACGAACTCGCCCACCAGTGGTTCGGCAACATGGTCACCATGAGGTGGTGGACCGATCTGTGGCTCAACGAAGGGTTCGCTACCTACATCGAGTATGTTGGAGTTGACCATGTGAGTGTTTTAGGCATCATCTTATATGGACTGGGCTTCTTCAAATGGAAAAACCTAGTCAAAGCCTTCATGCATGTAAAAGTATGTTCGCTATCATTGCATTGGAGTATGTTTGAGAAGGAATATGATGGATGGTGTCTTCTGCGTAGCAATAGCCAGACAGCTTTTGTCTGAGTAATGCCAGACATCTGGCTTGATGCCAGAATACCACTTCCTTACTAAGCTGCAATAAGACAATGAACTCTCGCCTCCTTCTAAAACTTCAATCACTTCTTAAAACCAAACATCTAATAAGAACTACTAATAATAATCCCTCTGTTAACAGTAAATATATTCCTTCACAGATCGAACCAGAATGGAACATGCTAGAATCATTCTCGCGCGACAAGATGGACCTCCTCCGAATGGATTCGTTGAAGAACACGTCCCCTGTCTCCCGGCAGGTGTCGGACGCGTACGAGATCTCGCAGAAGTTCGACGAGATCTCGTACACGAAGGGAGCCAATTTGATCAGGATGCTCAACCATACTGTATCAGAAGAACTGTTCCATAAAGGACTTGTTATATACTTGAATGACTGGTGAGCGAAGTCAAAGTactagttaatttaatttacactaGGTGTTACTGTTTCGCTTGCATATCAAGCCTTTGCCACtacaacttaataatattacccAACAATAACGCCATCCCTTTAaaaaatttgataaattacattcatcccacgggagcaaattaacagggtaaaagtagtctatatatTAATCCCGAGCATGGTCTAACTGTGTGCTAAATATCAGTAaacttacaaacatttttataaatttcgcatttatatttatttatttattcatttaaggacctccaacgaaggatacacggcatataatataaacaatgttgtagcatttttacaattagcaatgtgacgtgcctcttcaattataggagaccacagcatgcaaatttatgtaatggtacagcggcaaaaagAATTAGAAATTAGTAAGATAAGACGTAAGATTGGACACGTAGGCAATTAGTTgtgttatacaaataaaaatatgagagCTATACTTAGCAGAGGATGATATGATGAAAATAAAGAAGCCCGAGGATGGTGAAGGATCCATGCTCCGTTGTCCGTATAAGACCGACATTTGAGCAACTGGGCTCTTGATGGTAAACCATCGCCGTACATAAGGATCAATAACAATAAGGAATAGTTTGTCATcaacctttaaaaaaatataggggaTAGTCGAGTTTATTTGATTTCCTAGCAATCTCATGTAACAACAACAATTAATAAACTTGACAGGAAATACTCGAATGCGGAAGAGAACGACTTATGGACGGCGATGTCGAAAGCGGTACAGACAGACGGAGCGCTGGCGGGACAGTCCGTGGTCGAGTTCATGAACAGCTGGACTCGCCAGCCAGGGTACCCCGTGGTCTATGTTAACAGGAATTATGAGACTGGCGTGGTGGAAATCGAGCAGGTGAGGATCTATGAAGACATTGTTACCTCTGGGTAAAACTCTTGAACCCTCCATAATGCATTACATAACTCGTAATGTCTGGTTCGATAGATCCATGTGTTATGACTACCAAGAGTCAGTAGTCTCGATACTACCATCTCCCAGTAGCATTTAAAGCTTACAAGACTACATTTAACTTATTACTAGGGCATATGATCCCAACACATTTTTAATCATTGGATTCAGgattaatgaaaacaattttaacaaaaaattaaaccgctttcaaaaaccacacaaaaccaaaaaaaataaattcacataacGGGTACATATATACTGTACAACAATTTTGGATTCGAtgcctaataaaaattgctagttatactagataaatacattaaaaaataaaataaataaaaatgctttattcatcacgtaggcgaacatggttgcacttatgataagtcaaggtacatgagaatatttaattattacttaattaaattagcttatataaacaaagacaatttatattgaaaataaaataaatgaaaaatatacttagtaaacaaagatgccagctcgggctggcagggaagaagaaataaaatgatgtatatatgtatttttgaataagcaataagggagaaacgcgtcgcgatcctcaccggtgaggacaataaaagccctaacctagctaacctaccagcctttcactaactacctaagcgatgactacccgaagaagaaaggcagaaagaaactccgggctttattttttgtcatcaattgtccattcttttataatattgttattaaatatatattttttttaataagtcttttctatacaaagtctgattaattatataagctaatacacgcacatcaccgtaaaagtgcggagaaaatccacataaaagtatttagcaataactaaaaattaacgaaaaaaaacaataatactaaaaaatttataaaaactatgaaacggtgtacagcgtgcatacgcctacatttacaaacataatattttcatttcatattttgtcatagatctcggtcaatataatttagattatagaTTTTAAGGCtgatgcaacaaaatgatcggtcggtcgtctattatacattgataatttaatgagtcaatataaaataaaatatgtcacggacatttaaaactgttactCAGTATACGAaatcaatatcaatattataaatctgtgctgccagcgtacaaagtcagcaagtcagatcgtcaccgaaGATGAACACAttgccgcagcacagcaaatggaatcTATTAAggacatacaaaaaaaaacattcaagtCGAATtcataacctcctccttttttcgaagtcggttaaaaataagcCAGCGTCCTAAAATCTTGAATGACATGGCGCACTATTATTCTTCATAACCATTATTTTTCCAGAGACTATTCACTACAGCGCAAGACCCGTACCAGCGCATGGTGGACCAGCTGTGGCACATCCCCATCAGCTACACAAGTGTGGATGCGCCCTTAGACACCTGGTCAACGAGACCCAAGACCTGGCTCAAGGACAGAGTGGCGGTGTTCCACGCGGAGGTCAACTCGACAGAggctatttatattaatgtcgATGCTGTTGGTGAGTTCATTTCGATTATAATAGTCGATTTGATTCTATCgattactgatttttattaaatgtacatAAGTTGCTAGGTTCATTGCGCAAGACAAACTGCGCAAGTAATTGAAACTCCATCTCGGTTTAAATTAACGAAAAACGCCTTCTACAGGTTACTACCGAGTGAACTACGACCAGAAGAATTGGCTTCTTCTATCCACCGCCCTGAAATCTGGCCGAGTTAAGTCGCCAATCACGAAAGCGCAACTTATCGATGACGCGTTCAACTTAGCTAAGACTTCGCAACTTAACTACAGCTGTGCCCTCAGCCTCACCACTTGTGTGATTAACGGCGAAGAGTCCAAGCTAGTTTGGGACCTGCTGCTTAATAACATGGCGTTTTTGAGACATAACTTAAGGTCCATGTCTGGATTCCTTTATTTCCAGGTtagaatgtattttaatttatcaatatatattGTCTTTGATTCTTAAATATGTTatgaataattacataattactaaattttatttgacttaggtttgtgttatttttattaataatttaaaacgacaaattgcacgtttttaaaattcaatataatataataattcaataaaaatataaatttattgtaactaaGTTGTAACATCAATAAAATGACGTTCAAAACTTATGATCCATTTACCAGGATTACATGAAAATTATCCTGAAAACTCAACTGAAGCGCGTGAACTACGGCCTCGATAAACCCAAGGATGATAATGAAGCGTTCCTCATCGAGAACCTCGTGATGTGGGAGTGCTACGTGGAGTCGCCGCGCTGCCTCGCGTGGGCGCGGGAGCAGTTCGACAACTGGACCAAGCAGGACGACTTCAATAATAACCCGtaagtttgatatttttcttCCTCAGTCAGTTTCTTGAACCTTGCCTTGTCCATGACTAGCTAGAACAGTTCTTCAACCGTTTTTATATCAGTCTGGTCTCATATATTGCGTCGCCACGacttccttctccttcctaCTACTCTTTTTCACgttattttgagttttttttttgggttgtACTTTATCGATAAGATGATGCGAAAATGCTCTATTAAACATAAGACTTGTTCAACCTCCTACAACTTGTGAATTCTCTACATATTCCTAGTTCATAAACAAGACAGCAATAagtgttattttgttatatattatttggtaAGTTGTagaaattttcaataattcaaCTAGACCAAACCGAATCGAAATTGAATACAATCGATAACGGGTGACTTACCAATATGAATCGATTAGGGTGAGATAATATCGTACTCAAACCTAATTGATCTGAGGGTAAAATTTATCGAGTTTCTAATAATCGATATGTAcatccaatttaaaatactttagtattactatgtatatttttagtaatttgtgCCAATTACTCGACTCCCAACATATCATAATCCCGCccaaattataatctttatccctatttaaaaaaaaactttaccaaaataacaaacatattgTTCTCAGAATTCCAAGCTACCTCCGTTCGCTAGTGTACAACATGGCGCTGAAGCACGGCGGGCGGCGAGAGTTCGAGTTCCTGTGGAACGTGTTCGTCAACTCCACCGACCCCAACGTGAAGAGCCTCATCATCACCAACCTGCCCAGCACTAGGGATGAGGCACTCATCACCATGTGAGTACAGCATGACTTGTGTGTTAACGTACTCTAAAGGGTACAAGCCATGAACAGCGGAAGCAGCAAGCGGGCATGTGTACAGATAAGATGAAAGTATAGCTGCATGCCACTCGTAGCCATAAACAACGAGCATCGACTTAGGGATAAATCACGCAAATATCGGCTTCGAACGTTAAACCAATCATGGGTTTGCACACGACTTGCGCCTC contains these protein-coding regions:
- the LOC115443495 gene encoding aminopeptidase N isoform X1, whose amino-acid sequence is MTLSNSRQQFLAYETHGAEDIQYGRRGGFFVSNCICAAFIVVAVLAAVIVGVITHFITYTKLSQKPVDFWDETEPFGQTGPPSPDLRLPTTIVPSFYRLKIKADLENANFSGDVYITLRASRHVKEIILHAKNLSINSNAKLTEQIYERVETLHARSKRDVNDTAEVTTVSNVTDVTTETSMNTTEANVNATEANENTTETAASATTEDPSTTKAIANATEGVAVDTQITHSSVRSIKIIGISEGTGDRLILVLETALTPDVDYTLQISFEGSISNSLTGFYRSSYTSSNGDVKQLGVTQFEPTFARSAFPCFDEPAFKAKFEISVAHRTNLTVLSNMRPAAQEPIKDEPGWQWTHFERSVAMSTYLVAYVLSDFKYLETSYLSKDNLTKPIKIWTRPEFINKAKYALAITPKLLDYYEDVFGLPYALDKLDLIAIPDFSSGAMENWGLITFRETTLLFDEVDSVPRDKQNVAIDIAHELAHQWFGNMVTMRWWTDLWLNEGFATYIEYVGVDHIEPEWNMLESFSRDKMDLLRMDSLKNTSPVSRQVSDAYEISQKFDEISYTKGANLIRMLNHTVSEELFHKGLVIYLNDWKYSNAEENDLWTAMSKAVQTDGALAGQSVVEFMNSWTRQPGYPVVYVNRNYETGVVEIEQRLFTTAQDPYQRMVDQLWHIPISYTSVDAPLDTWSTRPKTWLKDRVAVFHAEVNSTEAIYINVDAVGYYRVNYDQKNWLLLSTALKSGRVKSPITKAQLIDDAFNLAKTSQLNYSCALSLTTCVINGEESKLVWDLLLNNMAFLRHNLRSMSGFLYFQDYMKIILKTQLKRVNYGLDKPKDDNEAFLIENLVMWECYVESPRCLAWAREQFDNWTKQDDFNNNPIPSYLRSLVYNMALKHGGRREFEFLWNVFVNSTDPNVKSLIITNLPSTRDEALITMLLEKSLTEIPKQYAVAAWGVEPPLGSRIAQDFLIKNFDRVYDKFTQMDPFVFPSVLNGAFGFITTTEGLDKLKSFMQAHKDKLIPMAQTLQKVVDTAHLRIEWVQKHAKGIVQWFEDYVKGNLPEQQHDGGNTTVPIPYLNSTTAVIASGNDVTTASDITTPMSDVTQSASDVTTLSSDLPPTNTSSTIVETTTSPTR
- the LOC115443495 gene encoding aminopeptidase N isoform X3; its protein translation is MRPAAQEPIKDEPGWQWTHFERSVAMSTYLVAYVLSDFKYLETSYLSKDNLTKPIKIWTRPEFINKAKYALAITPKLLDYYEDVFGLPYALDKLDLIAIPDFSSGAMENWGLITFRETTLLFDEVDSVPRDKQNVAIDIAHELAHQWFGNMVTMRWWTDLWLNEGFATYIEYVGVDHIEPEWNMLESFSRDKMDLLRMDSLKNTSPVSRQVSDAYEISQKFDEISYTKGANLIRMLNHTVSEELFHKGLVIYLNDWKYSNAEENDLWTAMSKAVQTDGALAGQSVVEFMNSWTRQPGYPVVYVNRNYETGVVEIEQRLFTTAQDPYQRMVDQLWHIPISYTSVDAPLDTWSTRPKTWLKDRVAVFHAEVNSTEAIYINVDAVGYYRVNYDQKNWLLLSTALKSGRVKSPITKAQLIDDAFNLAKTSQLNYSCALSLTTCVINGEESKLVWDLLLNNMAFLRHNLRSMSGFLYFQDYMKIILKTQLKRVNYGLDKPKDDNEAFLIENLVMWECYVESPRCLAWAREQFDNWTKQDDFNNNPIPSYLRSLVYNMALKHGGRREFEFLWNVFVNSTDPNVKSLIITNLPSTRDEALITMLLEKSLTEIPKQYAVAAWGVEPPLGSRIAQDFLIKNFDRVYDKFTQMDPFVFPSVLNGAFGFITTTEGLDKLKSFMQAHKDKLIPMAQTLQKVVDTAHLRIEWVQKHAKGIVQWFEDYVKGNLPEQQHDGGNTTVPIPYLNSTTAVIASGNDVTTASDITTPMSDVTQSASDVTTLSSDLPPTNTSSTIVETTTSPTR
- the LOC115443495 gene encoding aminopeptidase N isoform X2 codes for the protein MFKLFLFLIIFNINNLVFGDIPLSQKPVDFWDETEPFGQTGPPSPDLRLPTTIVPSFYRLKIKADLENANFSGDVYITLRASRHVKEIILHAKNLSINSNAKLTEQIYERVETLHARSKRDVNDTAEVTTVSNVTDVTTETSMNTTEANVNATEANENTTETAASATTEDPSTTKAIANATEGVAVDTQITHSSVRSIKIIGISEGTGDRLILVLETALTPDVDYTLQISFEGSISNSLTGFYRSSYTSSNGDVKQLGVTQFEPTFARSAFPCFDEPAFKAKFEISVAHRTNLTVLSNMRPAAQEPIKDEPGWQWTHFERSVAMSTYLVAYVLSDFKYLETSYLSKDNLTKPIKIWTRPEFINKAKYALAITPKLLDYYEDVFGLPYALDKLDLIAIPDFSSGAMENWGLITFRETTLLFDEVDSVPRDKQNVAIDIAHELAHQWFGNMVTMRWWTDLWLNEGFATYIEYVGVDHIEPEWNMLESFSRDKMDLLRMDSLKNTSPVSRQVSDAYEISQKFDEISYTKGANLIRMLNHTVSEELFHKGLVIYLNDWKYSNAEENDLWTAMSKAVQTDGALAGQSVVEFMNSWTRQPGYPVVYVNRNYETGVVEIEQRLFTTAQDPYQRMVDQLWHIPISYTSVDAPLDTWSTRPKTWLKDRVAVFHAEVNSTEAIYINVDAVGYYRVNYDQKNWLLLSTALKSGRVKSPITKAQLIDDAFNLAKTSQLNYSCALSLTTCVINGEESKLVWDLLLNNMAFLRHNLRSMSGFLYFQDYMKIILKTQLKRVNYGLDKPKDDNEAFLIENLVMWECYVESPRCLAWAREQFDNWTKQDDFNNNPIPSYLRSLVYNMALKHGGRREFEFLWNVFVNSTDPNVKSLIITNLPSTRDEALITMLLEKSLTEIPKQYAVAAWGVEPPLGSRIAQDFLIKNFDRVYDKFTQMDPFVFPSVLNGAFGFITTTEGLDKLKSFMQAHKDKLIPMAQTLQKVVDTAHLRIEWVQKHAKGIVQWFEDYVKGNLPEQQHDGGNTTVPIPYLNSTTAVIASGNDVTTASDITTPMSDVTQSASDVTTLSSDLPPTNTSSTIVETTTSPTR